A window of Gammaproteobacteria bacterium genomic DNA:
GTTGTGGCCAGCCGTTGTAACCATCGCCGATGCGAGTCGTTAAATTGTCATAGCCAAGTTGCGCGAAGCGTTCGGCAGCCCGCTCAGCCAAGGGTTCGATGATTTCTATCGTATAAACCTGCCCGGCCAGCTCGGCTAGTACGGCGGCCTGATAACCCGATCCGGTGCCGACTTCCAGCACGCTGTCATCGGGCTGAACATCGAGCAAGTCCGTCATTAATGCGACGATATACGGCTGAGAAATTGTCTGGCCGTGTCCAATGGGGAGGGGATGATTTTCGTACGCTCCGCCGCGTAAATATGCGGGGACAAACTCGTGACGTGGTACGCGATTCATCGCCACCAGGACCGCGGGGTCCAGCTGCTTCTCACCCAGGTCGCGTGCTTGCGCGTAATCTTCGATGTGTTCGAGCATCGCGGCGCGCTCGCTAACGTAGTTGTTTACGTCACTCTTAACCGCGGCGTCGCAG
This region includes:
- a CDS encoding protein-L-isoaspartate(D-aspartate) O-methyltransferase is translated as MLEHIEDYAQARDLGEKQLDPAVLVAMNRVPRHEFVPAYLRGGAYENHPLPIGHGQTISQPYIVALMTDLLDVQPDDSVLEVGTGSGYQAAVLAELAGQVYTIEIIEPLAERAAERFAQLGYDNLTTRIGDGYNGWPQQAPFDAIMVTAGADRIPPPLVRQLKPGGTMIIPVNTSAFSQHLMRVQKTPEGDVETRQLLPVLFVPLTGDR